A part of Saimiri boliviensis isolate mSaiBol1 chromosome 13, mSaiBol1.pri, whole genome shotgun sequence genomic DNA contains:
- the NEFL gene encoding neurofilament light polypeptide, giving the protein MSSFSFEPYYSTSYKRRYVETPRVHISSVRSGYSTARSAYSSYSAPVSSSLSVRRSYSSSSGSLMHSLENLDLSQVAAISNDLKSIRTQEKAQLQDLNDRFASFIERVHELEQQNKVLEAELLVLRQKHSEPSRFRALYEQEIRDLRLAAEDATNEKQALQGEREGLEETLRNLQARYEEEVLSREDAEGRLMEARKGADEAALARAELEKRIDSLMDEIAFLKKVHEEEIAELQAQIQYAQISVEMDVSTKPDLSAALKDIRAQYEKLAAKNMQNAEEWFKSRFTVLTESAAKNTDAVRAAKDEVSESRRLLKAKTLEIEACRGMNEALEKQLQELEDKQNADISAMQDTINKLENELRTTKSEMARYLKEYQDLLNVKMALDIEIAAYRKLLEGEETRLSFTSVGSITSGYSQSSQVFGRSAYGGLQTSSYLMSTRSFPSYYTSHVQEEQIEVEETIEAAKAEEAKDEPPSEGEAEEEEKDKEEAEEEEAAEEEEAAKEESEEAKEEEGGEVEEGEETKEAEEEEKKVEGAGEEQATKKKD; this is encoded by the exons ATGAGTTCCTTCAGCTTCGAGCCGTACTACTCGACCTCCTACAAGCGGCGCTACGTGGAGACGCCCCGGGTGCACATCTCCAGCGTGCGCAGCGGCTACAGCACCGCGCGCTCGGCTTACTCCAGCTACTCGGCGCCGGTTTCTTCCTCGCTGTCCGTGCGCCGCAGCTACTCGTCCAGCTCCGGCTCGTTGATGCACAGCCTGGAGAACCTCGATCTGAGCCAGGTAGCCGCCATCAGCAACGACCTCAAGTCGATCCGCACGCAGGAGAAGGCGCAGCTCCAGGACCTCAACGACCGCTTCGCCAGCTTCATCGAGCGCGTGCACGAGCTGGAGCAGCAGAACAAGGTCCTGGAAGCCGAGCTGCTGGTGCTGCGCCAGAAGCACTCGGAGCCGTCCCGCTTCCGGGCGCTGTACGAGCAGGAGATCCGCGACCTGCGCCTGGCGGCGGAAGACGCCACCAACGAGAAGCAGGCGCTCCAGGGCGAGCGCGAAGGGCTCGAGGAGACCCTGCGCAACCTGCAGGCGCGCTATGAAGAGGAGGTGCTGAGCCGCGAGGACGCCGAGGGCCGGCTGATGGAAGCGCGCAAAGGCGCCGACGAGGCGGCGCTCGCCCGCGCGGAGCTCGAAAAGCGCATCGACAGCCTGATGGACGAAATCGCTTTTCTGAAGAAAGTGCACGAAGAGGAGATAGCCGAGCTGCAGGCGCAGATCCAGTACGCGCAGATCTCCGTGGAGATGGACGTGTCCACCAAGCCCGACCTCTCCGCCGCGCTCAAGGACATCCGCGCTCAGTACGAGAAGCTGGCCGCCAAGAACATGCAGAACGCTGAGGAGTGGTTCAAGAGCCGCTTCACCGTGCTGACCGAGAGCGCCGCCAAGAACACCGACGCCGTGCGCGCCGCCAAGGACGAGGTGTCCGAGAGCCGCCGCCTGCTCAAGGCCAAGACCCTGGAGATCGAAGCATGCCGGGGCATGAACGAAGCGCTGGAGAAGCAGCTGCAGGAGCTGGAGGACAAGCAGAACGCAGACATCAGCGCTATGCAG GACACAatcaacaaattagaaaatgaattgAGGACCACAAAGAGTGAAATGGCACGCTACTTAAAAGAATACCAAGACCTCCTCAATGTGAAGATGGCTTTGGATATTGAGATTGCAGCTTACAG GAAACTCTTGGAAGGCGAGGAGACCCGGCTCAGTTTCACCAGCGTGGGAAGCATAACCAGTGGCTACTCCCAGAGCTCCCAGGTCTTTGGCCGATCTGCCTATGGCGGTTTACAGACCAGCTCCTATCTGATGTCCACCCGCTCCTTCCCGTCCTACTACACCAGCCATGTCCAAGAGGAGCAGATTGAAGTGGAGGAAACCATTGAGGCTGCTAAGGCTGAGGAAGCCAAGGATGAGCCTCCCTCTGAAGGAGAAgccgaggaggaggagaaggataaggaagaggctgaggaagaggaggcagccgAAGAGGAAGAAG CTGCCAAGGAAGAGTCTGAAGAagcaaaggaggaagaaggaggtgaAGTTGAAGAAGGAGAGGAAACCAAAGAAgctgaagaggaggagaagaaagtggAAGGTGCTGGGGAGGAACAAGCAACTAAGAAGAAAGATTGA